The DNA region CATAATCAATGCTATTGGCTGGTAGGACTTCATTTTGCGTTTCTGTATCGGTCAGAGCTGTAGGTTTCCTTCAGCTCTTTCGCTCTCGGGTGTGTCTTCAGGTTCCTGGTGTCAATCTGCCCACCAGTCAGCTGGCCTACTTCTTCATTGCCCTGCTGCTCAGTGGAGTTATACATGAGCTGGGCCACGCTGTGGCAGCACTGAGGTAAAACCCAAACACATCATTTGTGGAGCACATTATGTTACTATGGCAACCAGCACACTACAAAGCTACTACTAGCTACTTGGCATTTAGACCGTCCGAAATATGCTATGTTTTGTAATCGAACAGAGCAACAAGATTACAGTAGCTGGAAGGACGACACTTTGACAAATGCTGTTTAAGCATAATTGCTCTTCCTCTTCAAACACTGAGCCTGTGTCATGCTGCAACGCACGCCAGGCTAACTGTAAAGTGCTTTGGTCTTTTTGAAGGGTATGTAACATTTTTCTTTCCCCTTCAGGGAACAAGTGCGGGTTAATGGATTcggcatgtttgtgtttgtgttgtaccCCGGCGCGTTCGTAGACCTCTTCACCACACACCTCAACCTCATATCGCCCTCTCAGCAGCTCCGTATCTTCTGTGCTGGTAAGACCCTAACACACAGACCCGTTAATAACTGTTTATAACACGTGTGTAAATCCTGgtgatttttttcttccagCTAATGTGATTACTGCTATTAATCACAGTTATTGCAGGCTTTTTGTTAAATACTCTATTTAGTTCAGCCTGTGAAGGTCACTCTGAAGTTTTTAATTTCTAAGCAACCAACAGCTGCTTCTCATCAAATTATTTCACTCTGCAATTAGGAAAATTGGATTTTAATGAATTGATTGGTAGAGCTGATGGTTAAACATGACGCCTCCGACCTCTGTCACATTGAGAGCCAGTAAATGGGTGATCATTTCAGTGCAGTCTGATACAGAAGACTGCACCGTATTTGATtgaaaaacaggaaagaaaagatATGAGGAAAGAATCATAACAACGTAATTGCAACAAAGAATATTACATAAAAGGAGCCTGTAGAGGGCAGTGGAGGTCTGGTTTAAACTGGTGTCTTTTAATGAGAGAGAAATTCCTGCAGAGTGTACTCTGTTTGATGTGACAAGAAAAGAAGGCAACTGGCGAGTGCCGGCATAAAACCAAGCAATGATGATCCAATCAGGTTAAGACAAAAGAGCTGCGGGAAACGTCCCGTTGGCAGCAGAACGacatggtgtgtttgtgttggtctcGCTGGCTTCGTCCACAGCAGACGTCGCTCCATCCACAGCTCTCACACAGAGTTTATTATGTATCCCTCCAGTGACTGGGTTGTTTACTGGATAGCTGGAGCAGGTTTGAAATGATGGTTCTTTAAATCATTCTGTGATGCTGTTCGATTTTAATTAGGAAGTAAACAGCACAGTCTCcatttacagacattaaacattTCCCCAAGATTTACCCCAAAACATTTTATCTAAAGCTATTAATTTTCTCCTGGCCTCAGACTGTGTTGTTTAATGTGGCTACTGTCGTGTTTGGATGCTGGCTTTCTACCaaataatgtatttttcatGGAAAAGAAGTGGCTTGACCTCATCACTCATTGACAGACTTCATGATGTGGTTTCAGGGGACAGACGCTGTCCTCTTGCGTAATTAAGACGGTATAGACGGTTATTTTAATTGCACAGTGGTTGCTGTTTTTCCACGACATCCTACAGTCTCTGTATGTGGATCACACgcagaacagctgtgacaacacaacacaacagtgtGAGGAAATTCCTAGAGTCGTGTTTGGACTTGAAGTAGTTTAATTTTGACAGTTAGAATAAAACAAGACTTAGTAAACAACAGCCCAAGGAAAATTATTACAATCatgttatttaatattaataatagttCAACTGATGACTAATGCTTTGAatctgaaatgtgtttttgtctgcagggGTGTGGCACAACTTTGTCCTGTGTGTCGCAGCATTGGCCTTTCTCTTCCTGTTGCCTGTCTTACTGTTCCCCATGTACTTCACTGGAGCCGGGGCGCTGGTCACTGAGGTTGTGCAGGTCGGCAAGTGATTTACTGTGTTTAATTTAAAGACACAAGCTTAAAAGTAGTTCTGGTTCGAGAAATACAACTATTCTGACAGTTAATTAAGAAAACTGCATAGTCAACAACATGAAACAAGTACAAACACTGACGCAGCCACTAACATTCTGGCAGGTAGCAGTAGCAAGGACCTGTACCAGGACAGACCTTTTTAAATGGGAATGTTCTCCATAATATTGCTGGGATTTAAAAATTCATATGAGTTAATGGTTATTGTATTAACTAATAATAATTAAGAGCAGGTGCTCTTTCACATCGACACATTTACATATTCATGCAggtataattaaataataacagCAGTTATGAAATAGCAGATGTGACAAGATGAAAAGATTTCAGGACCTCTGAATGAACCAATTAACATAATTAAATGAAAAGATGAGGAAACGATAACAGAAAGTACAAGGTGAGGTGATAAGGTACTGTAGTTTTCTTAATCATCTACTGATGAAGAACTTATTGGAAAATGTTTTAGTTCAGTCCTGTTCCTCCCTTTCTGTACGATTATATACAGTAATCTCCTCTATAACCAAGTTCAAACAGGTTCTTTAATGGTCTGTCTTGTCGAGCAGGGCTCTGCAGCAGACGGTCCCCGGGGTCTGTCAGTCGGGGACATAGTGACGGGGCTGGAGGAGTGTGCGGTCAGGGGAGTGGACGACTGGAGCAGCTGCCTGTCTCACCTCTCTCACACCCCACAGACTGGATACTGTGTCCCGGTGGCCAGTCTGCAACCCAGCTGGGCTCACGGGCGACGTGAGGAAATAAATAATTTCTACAAAGGCTATTACAGAGTTGCTGTTAACATCTGTCCTACCCTGTCCTATTGTTGGTATTTGAACTATTTTCGAATTCAGGCATGTTTCTCAttgatgtcttttttttcttttatgtcttcacttgTAGCTTATAAGCGGTTGGATGGAACAATAGactgctgcagcaacagcagcatgacAGACCTCTGTTTCTCTTACAATAAACCACAGGGCAAGAACAACcaagagagagaggtgagacacacacacaccactgagGCATAATGTCAAtggactcaccattgacataatgccttccctacccccttaccctaaccatcactaAACGCCTTTGTCTAACCTCTAATGTCTAACCTCTAGCTCAAttctaaccacacacacacacacacacacacacacacacacacacagaggggctTTTTGTGACTGGTTCAGCATTTGTGCAGGTTTCCAAACCATTTTGGAACactaaaaatattcatattgcTTCCTTTATCCAGTTCAGAGttccttctttttattttgtttgctcTTTGCTCATGGTTTGACTAGATGCACAAACAATGCACTtatcaaatggaaaaaaaatgaaataaaataaggAATATGCTCAGacgttttatttcctttttgtttcattacttATGTGTCATCTTTTCTGACTTCTCTGTATCTCTCATTGTTTTTGGCATTGTTGCAAATTTGCTTTTAAAATGGGTCATGTTTTTATAAAAAAGCTGCCAAACAGCTGTTAATGTGAGATAGCCACTGTTTGACAAGAACAAGAAGGGAAACATTACAAAATGTACAAACATGCAGTAAGATATCAGAAAAGCAAAGTCAGATAATAACAGGGACAAGCACAGAATTCGACAACCCGTTCATTgttcctccagatgtttctaGTTCTTATTTTTGCCTTTGTCCTGTTGCTGCAGTACGCCTGCATGCCGGTGCGTAAGATGGTGACGGGGACGCCGGTGTGTCGCACGGATGATGACTGCGCCGCTCACTCCCGCATGGCCAGCGTCTGCGTCACTCCCTCTCTGGAGAACCAGACGCGCTTCATCCGCGTCACGCACCCGCCCAGCACACGCATGCTGTTTGTGGGGTACCCACCGCACCTTCAGTATGCGGGTacgtgtgtgtggagagtgTACAGCCTGTTGAACTTACATAAATACATTCGGAGACTTGTGTGTACAAACTTTAGCAGTGTCACCATTGAACATTAATGTCTTTTCCAGTGAGTCTGACAAACTTCGTCCCTCGCTTTGGTTTCCTCCACTTGGATCTGCCCGTCTTCCTAGAGACTTTCTGCAAGTATCCTTACATGGCTCTGGTCATAATCGGGAAATGATGTCATAGTGGCAAAGGGTGATGCAGTGCTGCATGGAGGAGTTCAGAGGATTGTGGTGTACTCATTGGTAATGaggttttgatttaaaaaatcTTATTAATGAAATATCATTTATTAGAGCATGAAACTCAAATGATTTATTACGCTGAGTGTCCTTAGCCTCCCCCTCAGATATGTAGTGTCCCTCTCTGGAGCACTAGCAGTAGTCAACTCTGTGCCGTGCTTCGCTCTCGACGGCCAGTGGATGCTGAACGCTCTGCTGGAGGCCACGCTGGTCGCCGTGGTTACAGACCGCCAGAAGCGCGAGCTGATcggcttcttcctgctgctggcggGCAGCGCCCTGCTGGCGGCCAACGTGGCCCTGGGCCTGTGGATGGTCACGGCGCGGTAGCCGCAGCGGGCAGCCGGCCGGCGAGGCACAAACTCTGACGAAGTGACTGTGATGCAAGACTGAGAGACGTTGTCTCAGGAAGTGTTTGAGATGCGGGGACCATCTAACTGTGATGAACGGGAACAGGCTGCGTTAGAAGCTGTTTAGCAGAATGTTACTCTGCCTTTCACCCCTCGCTGGACCTCCAGGAAAAACAAATGGACTTCTTCCAACTTATTGCCGCCATATACACAAAAGCacatatgaaatgaaataatgcaCTTGCTCTAAAGCACTGTACTATGTGACTGTTTACACAGGCTGCACATAAGTTCCACAATTTAAtatctgtgttgtgtttgtgcttaagGTTGGTTTTTAATGGTTTCCAAAAAATGCCATATTTCCAGCTGAACACCAAGAGAGTGCGTTGTCTACCTTAATGTACCTTTGGCCATAAAACCGCCTTAATTTCTCTGGCTAAGGCGTGAAAATACCTTTACTACCACAGCTGGAGAAACTACCTAACATTACTGTGACAGTGCTTCAAACGAACTGCCTCCTCACATGTACAGTTATTCAGTGACACCTACAGCTTTTGTAAAattgaaaaggaaaacatttgtaATGCAGGTGGAACATTTAATTTCCCAGTTAAGTGTATTTTCCTTTCTCAGGCACTgcagtgaaaaaaaaacgtttccCTGCCTCCTTTTCAACGGATTAATTTTTGTTCCTAGTCTGGTGTCTGTGCTCTGTAGAGGTTGATTTATCAATACTGGATACAAGGACTACCTTTATGGAAGTGCTCTCACTGTTAACGACAAAGAATAAAGGGTTTGATTCACTGCATTTCGAAGTCATCATTTCAATCCGCCCTGCTAATCAGACTGGAACAGACTGTTTTTGCTGTCCTACTCTGGAGCTGATTGCATTTTGGTTTTGTGGTGCTGTAATACTGATGTTCTTGGCTTTTTTCAGGCAATGAGAACTCAGAGTTTTAGCACAGTTTAACTTGCTGCGTATGAAGGCTGTTGGAGTGGATTAACACCCTGCCCAAATGAAAACAGGGCCAACAGATCAAGCACAGCTGAAGCCAACATCCCGGAGAGTCCAGATGTTCCAATTGTCTCATCGTTGGACTGAAAGAAACCTTTTAATTAGAGTATTTTTGTGAAACTGTGACTTTTACAGTGGACATAGTGTCTACCTGTACAACCCAACCTTTAAAAGTTGTGAAATTCAAATTGCAGCTGAGCTTGTAATTGATGCATCAGCTCCACGGCCTCTGTTATGTTGTCATGCATTTGAGAAAAGGTCAGGGCTTGGCGTGTGCGGTTGCCAGATGTTTTCCTGTGGAGATCGTCCCGCCTGCAGATCGCCTGTCTATTTTCAtacccctcgtcctcctcggcaCATTAACACATTGTAGCCCTCAGACACTAACACAAGCGCTGCTCATGCATTTAGTAACGGTCCCAGACCGCAGCGCTGCCGTTGAGTGTTCGAGCGGTAATTACCTTTCCTCCGCTCCAGAAAAGACGTATGTAATTTGGCTGGGTGTTCCCTCAGACATATAAATACCCACAACGTTTAGCTCCGCCACAGGCCGCTCTGACCTACGATGAGCAGACACCTCTGTCAGCAGGTTCATAATTGTTGCCTGTTTGGAGACGCTATCGCTGAATAATTAGGGAAGTTTGTGGGAGGATCAGAACATGTTGCACATGGAAGCTGTCGGGCCTTGAGTCCAGATAAGGCTTTAAAGTTTGATTTTCTGAGTCTTGATCATCAGATCTCGCGTGTTTGTTTCCCCTGCTTATCTCGCGCTGCTGACGGCCTGGCGCGATGTCTGCGTAAACACACGTAGGATGGTGAttaagagcaggaggagaggggctCAAGCAGGCGTGTTCTGTTTCGCTCATGAGAGATGGGCTCCAGTTAATGTAGCGCTGCACTTTTCCCTACAAACATTCCCACAATTTCAAAATAACAGCTCTTGTGTTCAGCAGGTTTTATACAGTGTCacttattttaaaatgctgTATTCCTAAATTTAGCTGAAGGAACTTATTGCTAATCCAAGCTGTCTGATGGATAAAACCTAAACATGCGTCATGAGATACTGCTtctggttttctgttttttatgagAGGACAGATTAAACTAGATGCTTGTTTCTCATAATGTCCTGTTCTTTCCTGTAGATAACTCCACCGTATCTCAGCTCACATGAGGAAGACGCATCCCATTCAGATGTGGTCACATTCCAGCATTCAGGTCCCCCTCACACCGCTGTCACTCGTCTCATGTGTCCCGGCTTCTGCGCGACTTGCACGTCACCTTTCCAACACATTTATTAGATTTAGTTTTTAAGTAGCATTTCTGATGCCATCCTTAGAGAGCTCTGCTTTTGTGGCTGAGGATTAGAGgctaaatgagcagcagcagcaacgaaAACTAAAGGGGAAGGTCTGAGATGTACAACAATAAGAATTAAAAACAGACCTCGAGTGATTTTTAGTCACTCCAGTGAACAATGGCATTGTGGATGATGAATGGGTGTATGTAGCAGCGCAGGAAGTCAAGTCCATGTACGGGCATTCTGGCAGACGCCCCAAACCCTAATGAGCACGTGCAGAAAGAGTTGTGGCCTCAGCGCTGGGGGGGTTGACGACCAATCAGTAGCTGTGGCGTCATTAACATCAGCACATCTGTCTCTTCAAAGGAACCGTGGATGCGCCgtgacacaaacactgatgtgtTGTTACAGGCCACAACGTCGTCATCGTCATCAGATTAATCGATTTGAATCAGCGTCCTGTGTTTAATTATGTTCTGGTCCACTGACTGTCTGATCTGATAAATGTTTGGAGCAGAACACCCTGCTGTTGTGTACATGAGATtagacacacacatttcacatgtGCTTACGCCACTAACAATGTGCAGACGCTAATGCACCCACATGGATAATGTTCTGGCTTTAGCCGGTGATTTTAGTAAATGGTCTCTGTTCATCTCACCGGGAAGCCTGGTCTCTTTTTTCCTACagggagggatgggaggagaggagggttgtGTTGGGGGGAGGAGTAGTGATGAGGGAGGGAGCCAGACCAGAGGAGCTGTGGTGAAGTTAGAGTagcggcagacagacagaagcagaaagaGTCAGACACTGAGGGAAATTAATGACGTCCGGACAAGACGAGGGAACAAACTGAGCGATAGAAAGTGggaaaaactttgttttttctgAAAGTAGTTTTTCTCTTTGACACTTTAATATCTAACTTATTTTTTGTATGTATTCCCACCACAGATCTtcgaggtgtgtgtgcgtgagtgtgtgtgtgtgtgtgtgtgtgtgtgtgtgtaaatcatGGAGCTGGAGCGTTTAGGAGGCGGTGGGGTTAAACCAGAGAAGGGCACCAGTCGTCTGTACAGGATCGCTCtggccatgtgtgtgtgcctctgtggagctctgctgctcgcGCTCATACTGGGTAAGTCAACGCACGTTTGCCCTCACGCCGCGTTATAATTTGTGAGGATTCTTGCGGAATCGTGCCGTATAGTATCCTCGGATTATAGCGCGGCCTGTAAGCGCACTGCTTTGGAGGGACAGCGGAGAAGTTGTGTCAAACTATTTTTGGGTCCTATAGGGTTTCATACACGCCTACACGCTCATACACAACCTCTGCCTCTCCGCTGCACCGTGGGAGTGGAATTGGACAGTGGGAGCTGAGGAAGGAATGCGTGTGTTGACACTTTGTGGGTATTGTGTCCTGCAGAATGTGAAATTAATTAGCAGGGAATCCTGTGGCAGAGGAGTGGGTCGGCTgtgtttattggtttatttttagGAGTCTCAGTAATTAGCTGTGAGAAGCAGCGGCTTGCACCTGTAGGCCTCGAAAAATAAGGGTGAAAACCTCAACCTTCAGCTTTTACTTTCCTCGTGTGTATTAGTACTATGTAGTAGTGTAGTACAGGATTTCAGCATTCTGAAAGCTTGGGAGGGGTACTTGTGTGTGCAGGGGTGGGGGACGTCTTGTCATTGTTATGTTACCACAGCATTCCTGTGGTGCCACTGAAGTGTAATTATGTTATGTGCCTATATGCGCCACCGCACACCCACTCGAACGGAAACCTTCCTTCGAGTGACCAGGAGCAGCAATGGCCGCTCAGATGCCCTTTGGTTATTAATGAGCCCAGAGAGCGAGTCACGCAATGTGGGTTATGTGTCTGTGGCCTGTTTCGATGTTGCAGTGATGAGGCCGGATTGAAGCCCCTGCGTGTGCATTTCTTGAGGGGCAGGGGTTGAAGGGAGGGAGCCGGTTCATGGAGGTTGCTTCAGGCCAAGTGGCTCGTGAACGGCTGAAGCTTTGagcctttgtgtttatttcttccTACTACCAGTGGCCACAGCGTTGAGCAACCGGCGCAGGACAAACAGAACGAGTCGACCTCGCAGGTCACACGGCGCTCCGCTCGTCCCTGCACGACGGGGCTTTGGTTTCTAAATCTGTCCGCTCGCTCCGTGGGTCAGAACCACATCACACGCCGGTGGTTCCGGGCGCGAGGCCGGCTGACAGGCGTCTAAGGACGGAAGTGAGTGCGTAAAGCCAGCAGAATGGACAACGGAGGCGTGTTCTGTCTCCTGGCGGCGTTTGGGTCCGTTCTCTGCTCAGGAACCTGCTCCCGGGCCTGAAGGCACCTTGTGGTTGTAGATTCGCTACAGGCTGAAGTTTGAAACCATCAGTCCACCAGCTGTTTAGTCTGTCTGGGTTCTCTCCAGCTGTATCCACTGCACTTTGCTCTGTTTTCATCCCCGTTTGATAGAGCCTGGATTGTAGGAATGTGCTTCATTACGCGCGGCTGTAATAACCTCCTACGACAGTGTCATTAGCCGCCGCTGGGCTTTATTTACGCTTGTGGATATTTTTGCTTCCTTCACTAAGTAAATTAGTGGTGTGACAGCACAGTAGTTTTGCACGTGGAGGGTATTTTAGTCCGTTTACCGCAAGAGAACAGAATCCACTGGTTCTtgtttacagctgctgctgatgcatgTGTTCATGTGCTAACCTAGAAAATTGTGTGGCTTTTCTGTGTATGTAGTTTTGGGccttaattgttttgttttttgtctaatTCTATGTTTTCCTGTGGGCAGAAACACAGTTCTCTTAATTATCTGTATGTaaggtgtgtttatgtgcaggtTCATTTATCAAATCATAATTTAGAAGCTGCTCATATTGTGTATGTAAATTAGCCTTTGTTACAAACATGACCGAAATGCACCAGATACTGTTTATactcgtctctctcctctcagtcTCCCAGAAGTCCCACCAGGAGGAGTTCTGTCTGACCCCAGAATGCATCGAAGCGGGtgagcagagatggagcagctgtATTGACTGGTTGTGCGGTGTTGTATTTATAATCTCTTCCTCTGCCGTAGCTGGGTCCATCATAAGTAAAATAGACCGGTCCGTTAACCCCTGCGAGGACTTCTACAGCTTCGCCTGCGGAGGTTGGCTGAAGGAGAACCCGATCCCCGAGGACTCGTCGTCGTACGGCATCTACCCGTGGCTGCGGCAGCACGTCGACGTCCGACTGAAGGGTGTGTTTTAACCGCCTCGTCAGCCAAcgcctgtgtttttgtgtttaacgGTGTTGAAGCCATCAATGACATTATCGTCGTTTTTCTTCTCAGAGTTACTGGAAGCTCCGTCAGAACCAAATGAACTGGAGGCCGTGACCAAGGCCAAGATCCTCTACCGCTCCTGTATGAACGAGAGTGAGTCTAATGCACAATGCACACTTTCACTCAGGAGGATACTGCAGTAATGGACATGAATTGCCTGGAGACTAAGACCTAATCCCACCGAACCCCAAAGTAGAAAAGAGCATCAAGCCTCCAAATGGCTGCTGAATCCCCAGAGTGTGACTGTGTAACCACATTATGTCCTCAGTGTGTAAGTAATACAACAGAGACAACTTATGGATGCTGGTGTTGACATAGCATCCTTCTAAGCCCCTGGTCCAGATTCAGCTCATTGTCATTAAATCAGCATCAGCTGCAATGAAAAAGCAGCTGTAGTGTATCTGAACGGCTTCCTGACCCCAGACTCTAAAAAAATTAAGTGTGACCTGTAAGCGACCGTCATCAGCGTCACACAGTCAGCAGCTCTTTAGTTATCATTACTGTCAGCCGAAACGACCTGCTGCAGGCAGCGTTTATCATTTCCACCAATTTAacgcagcagcacatcagcgcCGGCTAAAAATGAGACTCTGCCGTTTTCTAATGATAAATGGCGTCAGAGTTTAGTGAAAGCATCTTTGTGACTTCCTCTGGGCTGCGAATTTGCcagtccccccccccaaaaTGTTTTCCACTCACAAGCACTAAATTTCACTCTCCTGattagagcagcagcacagcacaagCAAATTGAGACAAATCACATTAGAGGTCCATAAAGAAAGGATTTTATCTTGATCTGCTGTTAGCTGAAAAATGATCCTTTAACATCTGCCCAGAAAAGCCCAGATAGAAGAGAGGTATCCGACACAGGCGCTGCTAGGAAGGGTTAGGATGATTCTAAGGGCCCACGAACTTCGAGGgacccacagagaccagcttaATTAATAATAGCATTAGCACTAATATATTAGGTATCATAAATGTACATGTGAAATAGTTACAAATAAGACTTAATTACAGCTGATTTCTGCCTCTTTGGCCAAATTCCACCCCTCCCTTCATTTACTGGATGGTTCTGTCCACCTGGATCCTACGTATAGACGCTACTGAGTGAGATCGTCAGAGCGTCAATGGTTGAAGCTGCAACGTCCTCGCGGCCAAGAAAGCATAAATCCAGCCACCAGAAACCTTTTAAAGAAAGGTTTGTTTATCTTTGAAATCCACCTCTACCTGCAAAAAGAGCTCTTTGAAGTAGCCCTGGCCCAAATGTCCCTGAAATCCAAAACCGCTCTATCAGTCAGGAGCAAAGGCACAGACACTGGAGCGACAATATAAAATAGCATGAGCCTCTATTGATTCTCTGACAGATCTGGGTTATTGCCGAAGGAAAAGCAATGAGATATGAGGTTACAAACGGAAAACAGCCCTGAGAGCACAAGGCTGGAAGATGATCGTTTAAATCAATACACTACTGTTGGACTCCAGGACAAACACtgatctgagctgcagcctcccaACTCTGTGGCGTCTGCCCACGCAGGtgtgctggagcaggtggatgCTAAACCCATGCTGAGGACGCTCAGGCAGCCAGAGTTCCGGTGGCCCGTCGTGGGGGACGGGCTCGGTGGGGACTACCAGTGGTCAGCGGGTCAGTGGAGCCTCCTGAGGACCCTGGCGGAGGTGAGAAACCAGCACAGCAAGAGCGTCCTGGTCCGCCTGTACGTCTCCCCCGACGACAAGAACTCCTCCCACTACATCATCAAGGTCAGACCCCCGCAGGTCTCTGCCCGGAAGCGTCTCCACCGGACGAACACGTCCTCAGGCAGCTGATTGTCCTCTCCTGTGTCCACGCAGCTCGACCAGGCGTCCCTGTCCCTGCCCTCCAGGGAAGACTACACCACCAACACCTCCTCTGCCCGGGCCGTGAGTTCCTGCTTCATCACTCACCCCTGTTCACCTGTCTTGTAAAACCTTCATTGCCCTCAGCAGCTATTTCCTTTCTGCTTGAGTGAGAAATTGTTGCAGACGATTTCGGCCGCGTGTTACAGGCGGCAGTTGTTCTTTGGGCAAGAGTGTCCTCATGATTTCGACCTTTTAATGAATGTTAAGCTGTTTTTACACAATGAAATAATCAGATGAGTCATCCAGTGTTTATTAAAGTCTAGTctattattattagcattacATGTCTGCTTTTGGGAGACTTGTTATCTCTGGCTCATTTTTAAACGTGTCATATTCAATGCAATATTCTGTAAATGTTACTTTAAGCGTTGCTCCTCATTCGTTCGCGTGCTTCTGTTCGTCTCTCTAGTATCGCGCGGCCTTGCTGAGTTTAATGGTGGACACCGCCGTCATGCTGGGCGCTCCAGAGAAGGCGGCGCTGGCCCAGATGGAGAGCGCTCTCGCCTTCGAGACCAAACTTGCTCACGTAAAGATGTCGCGTCACATAATATTTAAACCCAGCTAATGTATGGAAGTGACCGGCCTCTGGGGCTCATTGAAGCCCGGCTGTGTTATCACACGTGACTGTGCTGAGTAGAGCAGACGAATGTGTGCATACATGCCAGTCAGTCACGGCAGTGTGACGTTCGTGCTTGTGTCTGCAGATTCTGATTCCGTCTGAAGACCGCACCAGTGAAAGCATGTACAACAGATACACACTGTCTCGGCTCCAGCGCCACATCCCACAGGTGTGCTGGGAATATATACAGATGTACACTACATGGATCACTAATATTTggctttaagtgtttttttgtaATGATTTTGTCAGTGACATATGTCTACTTTGCAGTTTGACTGGTTGGGTTTCGTAAAAGCTGTGGTGGAGACTAAAGGCGACCCGGCTcggtccatctcctcctctgagcccgTCATTGTCCGAGCTCCACAGTACTTCAAGGATCTGTTTAAGCTCATTAACGCTACAGATCCCAGgtacttcacacacacacacgcacgcacgcacgcacgcacacacacacacacacacacgcacttaaTGAATGTTGCTTTCAGGATTGTGGCCAACTATGTCCAGTGGAGGACCATTTTTTCCAAGATTACTTCTCTGAGC from Betta splendens chromosome 4, fBetSpl5.4, whole genome shotgun sequence includes:
- the mbtps2 gene encoding membrane-bound transcription factor site-2 protease — its product is MIPVSLLVCVMAGWCAVYLADTLLRSSATHRISYESWLASRGLSLSPFHVRWHTTMFNRLFAYCARINPQALYLWFNSGLVFGIVAMLGSVVLLIRTLQQTLAQMTTDNPRIGGQQALQVVVPGVNLPTSQLAYFFIALLLSGVIHELGHAVAALREQVRVNGFGMFVFVLYPGAFVDLFTTHLNLISPSQQLRIFCAGVWHNFVLCVAALAFLFLLPVLLFPMYFTGAGALVTEVVQGSAADGPRGLSVGDIVTGLEECAVRGVDDWSSCLSHLSHTPQTGYCVPVASLQPSWAHGRPYKRLDGTIDCCSNSSMTDLCFSYNKPQGKNNQEREYACMPVRKMVTGTPVCRTDDDCAAHSRMASVCVTPSLENQTRFIRVTHPPSTRMLFVGYPPHLQYAVSLTNFVPRFGFLHLDLPVFLETFCKYVVSLSGALAVVNSVPCFALDGQWMLNALLEATLVAVVTDRQKRELIGFFLLLAGSALLAANVALGLWMVTAR
- the phex gene encoding phosphate-regulating neutral endopeptidase PHEX, which codes for MELERLGGGGVKPEKGTSRLYRIALAMCVCLCGALLLALILVSQKSHQEEFCLTPECIEAAGSIISKIDRSVNPCEDFYSFACGGWLKENPIPEDSSSYGIYPWLRQHVDVRLKELLEAPSEPNELEAVTKAKILYRSCMNESVLEQVDAKPMLRTLRQPEFRWPVVGDGLGGDYQWSAGQWSLLRTLAEVRNQHSKSVLVRLYVSPDDKNSSHYIIKLDQASLSLPSREDYTTNTSSARAYRAALLSLMVDTAVMLGAPEKAALAQMESALAFETKLAHILIPSEDRTSESMYNRYTLSRLQRHIPQFDWLGFVKAVVETKGDPARSISSSEPVIVRAPQYFKDLFKLINATDPRIVANYVQWRTIFSKITSLSRRFLYRYLDFARVTTGTTSLTPRWDKCVNYVESSLVYATGRLFVNTHFQEDKKLMMEELIEGVRWAFIDMLEKENDWMDQATKQRAVEKAHAVLAKVGYPEFILNDTYLNEDLKKLEFRETDYYGNVMQTLKFIAQSDLDLLRKKVPRTDWFTNPTTVNAFYSSSTNQIRFPAGELQKPFFWGREYPRSLSYGAIGVIVGHELTHGFDNNGRKYDKNGNLDQWWSSVSVAAFNNRTECMINQYKNYYWEEAALNVSGKKTLAENIADNGGIREAFRAYRRWVDRSRGGVEEPLLPGVALNNNQLFFLSYAHVRCNAYRPEAARDQIHRGAHSPPKYRVIGAMSNYEEFQKAFSCPDSSIMNRGAQSCRVW